A single window of Paenibacillus sp. FSL H8-0537 DNA harbors:
- a CDS encoding MFS transporter, protein MDFSWKRNLYVLWIGVFFTSTAFTTSIPFIPLFLSTELGIDQHLEAWSGISFGITFLASALIAPYWGSLADKYGRRPMLIRSGFSLAVLYMLTYFIYDPYLFVVLRIFQGLLAGFVPAAIALVATNTPEQKTGYALGIMATAGATGGIIGPVIGGVVSHYIGNREAFLFSGCIVLIAALIAVFFVREKNFNRSGARSSIKEDLKLALSNRSFTTLLILAALATFSVMILEPLLTVYVMQLGVSGSEAALQSGIVFSAVGIATLIAAPQWGKIGSRIGFSKVLFIGLLGGGIGNCLQFFVNDYVEFGALRFVYGLFFASVYPAINALIVKVTDSSFRGRAFSLNQSGTMFATMLAPVIGGVLGGIIPIRWVFIINGLMLIAAALFLKTHALGGSARTAAVDTGKQPARP, encoded by the coding sequence ATGGATTTTTCTTGGAAAAGAAACTTATATGTATTGTGGATTGGCGTGTTTTTTACGAGTACGGCTTTCACCACCTCCATTCCATTTATTCCGCTGTTTCTCTCAACCGAGCTCGGTATTGACCAGCATCTGGAGGCTTGGTCCGGTATTTCTTTCGGCATTACCTTTCTGGCAAGCGCGCTTATTGCACCTTATTGGGGCTCGCTCGCCGATAAATATGGCCGCAGGCCCATGCTCATTCGCTCAGGGTTCAGCCTAGCTGTCCTTTACATGTTGACCTACTTTATTTATGACCCTTATTTGTTCGTCGTGCTTCGTATTTTCCAAGGCCTGCTTGCCGGCTTTGTTCCAGCGGCGATTGCACTAGTCGCCACCAACACGCCGGAGCAGAAAACCGGCTATGCCCTTGGCATTATGGCGACAGCCGGCGCGACAGGCGGTATTATCGGCCCCGTCATTGGCGGGGTCGTCAGTCATTACATCGGCAATCGCGAAGCATTCCTTTTCTCGGGGTGCATCGTTCTTATTGCCGCGCTTATTGCCGTCTTCTTCGTGCGTGAAAAGAATTTTAACCGCTCGGGCGCCCGCTCCTCCATCAAAGAGGACTTGAAGCTTGCGCTGTCCAACCGCTCCTTCACCACGCTGCTGATTTTGGCCGCACTTGCAACGTTCTCGGTTATGATTCTGGAGCCGCTGCTCACCGTCTACGTCATGCAGCTTGGCGTCAGCGGCAGTGAAGCCGCCCTGCAGTCTGGCATTGTCTTCTCGGCGGTCGGGATTGCCACGCTCATTGCCGCACCGCAGTGGGGAAAAATCGGTTCAAGGATCGGTTTTTCCAAGGTGTTGTTTATTGGACTTCTCGGCGGCGGGATCGGCAATTGCTTGCAATTTTTCGTCAATGATTACGTAGAGTTTGGTGCACTGCGATTCGTCTATGGGCTGTTTTTCGCCAGCGTCTACCCCGCTATTAATGCCTTGATCGTCAAGGTAACGGACAGCAGCTTTAGAGGACGAGCCTTCAGCCTTAACCAGTCAGGCACCATGTTCGCCACGATGCTCGCTCCCGTCATTGGCGGGGTGCTAGGAGGCATCATTCCGATTCGCTGGGTGTTCATCATCAATGGGCTTATGCTGATTGCGGCTGCCCTGTTTCTGAAAACCCACGCGCTTGGCGGCTCGGCAAGGACTGCAGCAGTAGACACAGGCAAGCAGCCTGCCCGTCCATAA
- a CDS encoding cation diffusion facilitator family transporter: MDTKKKQQQAAGRQDSQKCDHEHSKEHSHDQADHHGHSHSGGDHHDHNHAPGHSHGHGHDHSHGPGGHHHFDVNGNKVGLIIALSITVGIMFLEFFGGLLTGSLALLADSGHMLSDVSALILSLVAVWFASKPASKTKTYGFYRFEILAALFNGIALFVIAGFIVWEAYHRLFDPPAVASGSMMLIALVGLLANLASAWALMRKGDVHNNLNVRSAYLHVLGDALGSVGAVLAGLLIYLFDWNIADPIISVIVSVLILRSAWNIIKQTLHILMEGTPPSIDHEKVKRVLAAIEGVIDVHDLHIWTITSGLDSLSCHLLVEDDCDSQHILQQALGRIEQQFGISHTTIQIEKSQIQHSEMKV; this comes from the coding sequence ATGGATACAAAGAAAAAGCAACAGCAGGCAGCTGGACGGCAGGACAGTCAAAAATGCGATCATGAGCACAGCAAGGAGCACAGTCATGACCAGGCTGATCACCATGGGCATAGCCACAGCGGAGGTGACCACCATGATCATAATCACGCCCCTGGCCACAGTCACGGCCATGGACACGATCATTCACATGGGCCGGGCGGCCACCATCATTTTGATGTCAATGGCAATAAGGTCGGCTTAATCATTGCACTGTCGATTACAGTCGGAATTATGTTTCTTGAATTTTTCGGCGGCTTATTGACGGGCAGTCTCGCACTGCTTGCGGACTCTGGCCATATGCTGAGCGATGTGAGTGCGCTTATCCTTAGCCTTGTCGCCGTCTGGTTCGCCAGCAAGCCTGCTTCCAAAACGAAAACCTACGGCTTTTACCGCTTTGAAATATTGGCCGCGCTGTTCAACGGGATCGCCTTGTTCGTCATAGCCGGGTTTATTGTATGGGAGGCCTACCATCGCTTGTTCGATCCTCCTGCTGTGGCCAGCGGCTCCATGATGCTCATTGCGCTTGTCGGCCTGCTGGCGAATTTGGCCAGTGCATGGGCTTTAATGCGCAAAGGCGATGTCCATAACAACCTGAATGTACGCAGCGCCTATTTGCATGTTTTGGGCGATGCGCTTGGCTCAGTCGGGGCTGTGCTTGCTGGACTTCTCATCTACTTGTTTGATTGGAATATTGCCGATCCGATTATATCAGTGATTGTGTCGGTGCTTATTTTGCGCAGTGCCTGGAATATTATTAAGCAAACTCTTCATATTCTCATGGAAGGCACACCGCCTTCTATTGATCACGAGAAGGTGAAGCGGGTGCTCGCGGCTATCGAAGGCGTTATAGATGTGCATGATTTGCATATTTGGACGATTACATCAGGACTTGACTCACTGAGCTGCCATTTGCTAGTGGAGGATGACTGTGACAGCCAGCATATTCTGCAGCAGGCGCTTGGGAGAATCGAGCAGCAGTTTGGCATTTCGCATACGACGATTCAGATAGAAAAGTCGCAGATTCAGCATTCTGAGATGAAGGTTTAG
- a CDS encoding ABC transporter permease: protein MRVSDLTRLSWDQVRRRKVVTMLCAAGLSIGCAAIILAMSIGESTQKIVETQLTSYLKMDEITVMPDNGASAGPGSQSTASDEVKNRGKLSEQKVEIMRNIKHVKAVAAMQQLNYMQMVTSDDKQAYAQIIGTDLNSLEAFGNTYWQGSASDAPNSVVLSYGTTLGLMNQEEQNKLFEAMNLNPSDPALQEQYNTMMITPSALYQNQIQLVNYDQDNKQKISEGLRVVGVLKKPKGVSDIQIANDRKIYVSIETANKLREQLMQSSGEETANDTYNQVTVKVDAEENVKQVEEQIKKLTLNTQSNLLQKERLEEQFAVFKSIAVGAGVFILIIASISIIVAMTMSTYQRRRQIGIMKVLGANLAQIRNMFIVEAALLGLLGGLLGVLFSYWIVWGINALILSMSTGEENMSIFIPLTAIPVGLAFAVMTGIISGIYPAVSASRTDALTAIKRD, encoded by the coding sequence TTGAGAGTAAGCGATCTTACAAGGCTGTCATGGGATCAGGTCAGACGGCGTAAAGTAGTTACCATGCTGTGTGCAGCCGGCCTGTCGATTGGCTGTGCCGCTATTATTTTGGCGATGAGCATTGGGGAATCTACGCAGAAAATTGTCGAAACCCAGCTCACGAGCTATTTGAAAATGGATGAAATTACGGTTATGCCGGATAATGGCGCATCCGCCGGTCCCGGAAGCCAAAGCACGGCAAGCGATGAAGTGAAAAATCGGGGCAAGCTTTCTGAACAAAAGGTCGAAATTATGCGAAATATTAAGCATGTCAAGGCCGTAGCGGCTATGCAGCAGCTTAACTACATGCAAATGGTAACTTCGGACGATAAACAGGCGTATGCCCAAATTATTGGAACGGATCTAAACAGTCTGGAAGCCTTCGGCAATACGTATTGGCAGGGCTCGGCATCAGATGCTCCAAACTCTGTCGTATTAAGCTATGGTACGACGCTTGGATTAATGAATCAAGAAGAGCAGAATAAATTGTTTGAAGCCATGAATCTAAATCCAAGCGATCCAGCACTGCAAGAGCAATACAATACGATGATGATTACACCATCCGCCTTGTACCAGAATCAGATTCAGCTGGTGAACTACGATCAGGATAACAAGCAAAAGATAAGCGAGGGCCTTCGAGTTGTAGGGGTATTGAAGAAGCCTAAAGGTGTATCCGATATACAAATTGCCAATGACCGCAAAATTTACGTTTCAATTGAAACGGCGAACAAGCTGCGAGAGCAGCTGATGCAAAGCAGCGGTGAGGAGACGGCTAACGATACCTATAATCAAGTTACGGTCAAGGTGGATGCTGAGGAAAATGTGAAGCAGGTGGAGGAGCAAATTAAGAAGCTCACCTTGAACACCCAATCCAATCTGTTGCAAAAGGAGCGCCTAGAAGAGCAATTCGCTGTGTTCAAAAGCATCGCAGTAGGAGCAGGCGTATTCATTCTCATAATCGCTTCGATTTCCATCATTGTAGCGATGACGATGTCCACATACCAACGGCGCCGTCAAATCGGCATTATGAAGGTGCTCGGTGCCAATCTGGCGCAAATCCGCAATATGTTTATTGTAGAGGCAGCCTTGCTTGGATTGCTTGGCGGACTGCTTGGCGTTTTATTTTCATACTGGATCGTATGGGGAATTAATGCCCTTATTTTATCGATGTCTACCGGCGAGGAGAATATGTCTATCTTTATTCCGTTGACCGCTATTCCGGTCGGATTAGCGTTTGCCGTGATGACGGGCATTATATCGGGGATATACCCGGCAGTCAGCGCTTCGCGTACCGATGCATTGACCGCAATCAAGAGAGATTAG
- a CDS encoding efflux RND transporter periplasmic adaptor subunit, which yields MKKKIKWIIIGIVLIGISVVLYSMSKPPEMVDMSGDSQAITFQVTKGTLVNTIQVKGKSLYEQETSVYAPFSSKVTQWKVKDGQQVKKGEVLFTLDQTELQNQITQEEAELHKADLEAQLQAFVTNTEDELGMLEATEVERKKALAAKEMARLTQELNDVKESIGRKALTQKRLKLNEAQYRSPGDGIFLFDQAAKQLQAVGDNQLIGKIVDLNKLQFTALVGEQDVFRIKSDMQVKVKMTAMKDIVLDGKVLRVSKFAKTGTDQNSLNQAAQFEVVISLEPSEYLIAGLSLTGNIETSRKENALALPSIAIMSDQASSYVMLEKGAGQYERQDIKVGMSAGDKVEVLEGLKEGDVVSLQ from the coding sequence ATGAAGAAAAAGATTAAATGGATCATCATCGGGATTGTTCTAATCGGAATAAGCGTGGTGCTTTACTCCATGTCGAAGCCGCCGGAGATGGTCGATATGTCGGGCGATTCACAGGCCATTACATTTCAGGTGACCAAGGGGACGCTCGTCAATACGATTCAGGTTAAGGGCAAGTCGCTATATGAGCAGGAAACGTCAGTCTATGCGCCTTTCAGCTCCAAGGTGACGCAGTGGAAGGTAAAGGACGGACAGCAGGTAAAAAAGGGCGAGGTATTGTTCACGCTTGACCAGACCGAGCTGCAAAATCAGATTACGCAGGAGGAAGCTGAGCTTCATAAGGCTGATCTAGAGGCGCAGCTGCAAGCTTTTGTAACGAATACGGAAGATGAGCTTGGCATGCTTGAGGCTACGGAGGTTGAGCGCAAGAAGGCGCTGGCTGCCAAGGAAATGGCCCGTTTGACGCAGGAGCTGAACGATGTGAAGGAATCGATTGGGCGCAAAGCGCTGACGCAAAAGCGGCTGAAGCTGAATGAAGCTCAGTATCGTTCGCCGGGCGATGGCATTTTTCTATTTGATCAAGCGGCTAAGCAGCTGCAGGCTGTTGGCGACAACCAGTTGATCGGCAAAATTGTAGATTTGAACAAGCTGCAATTCACTGCCCTTGTCGGGGAGCAGGATGTGTTCCGTATCAAGTCGGACATGCAGGTCAAAGTGAAGATGACAGCGATGAAGGATATTGTGCTTGACGGCAAAGTGCTGCGGGTATCCAAATTTGCGAAAACCGGCACCGATCAAAACAGCCTCAATCAAGCTGCACAATTCGAGGTTGTAATTTCGCTTGAGCCGAGCGAATATTTAATCGCAGGACTGTCGCTTACCGGCAATATTGAGACGAGCCGTAAGGAGAACGCATTGGCCCTCCCGTCCATTGCTATTATGAGCGATCAGGCTTCGTCTTATGTCATGCTGGAAAAAGGCGCAGGCCAATATGAGCGTCAGGACATCAAGGTCGGAATGTCAGCGGGAGATAAGGTGGAAGTGCTGGAAGGCTTGAAGGAAGGCGACGTTGTTTCCTTGCAATAA
- a CDS encoding sensor histidine kinase yields MPKVNLFSKIVGLFIIMLLPIIGLYSYSNHISTEVLDSELNRSNTNQLVFFQNQVNSSIDLLGLWPNLLIQDPDIANLRDYYIELDNLDLPAITMVKRIQTKLSIQESSSNWKSNLAIYSPTLARVITVNDAVPYNKETLADRLKHGWQVKPLGDEGFRFSLMTALPYNNLSQATDTGLLIEVSFDSSNIQGMLDQFKRDGRRDPFYYNEEWGTIYNRTADQQLGNRLIAQLDESGSLTSGSHTVKVNEERYLVNIVRSETIGWDLIDYIPLSDVLQPINQTNRLFYYSVGLLLLMSCLIAYMLYAQVQVPIKQLVVSFQKLKNGDYGVRLTPKGRGNNEFKFVFIRFNLMVQQIQDLFENVYLEKIHVREARLKQLQSQINPHFFYNCFSFISSMAKLENYQSVIAMSQNLSNYYRYTTRQERDLVDAREEIDFVRNYLDIQQMRMSRLSYELDIPEHLLRFQIPPLVIQPLVENAVIHGIEQSPNAGRIRISGEFDGEFAAITVEDDGVGLSPERLFSLQYQLTRPMEQEMGCGLWNVHQRLHLRFGACSGIVLSPSTLGGLKVQIRWNVTREKQIEQTTTGKGNSND; encoded by the coding sequence ATGCCTAAAGTAAATTTATTTTCCAAAATCGTTGGGTTGTTCATTATTATGCTGCTGCCGATCATAGGACTGTACTCCTATTCCAATCATATTAGTACAGAAGTTCTAGATTCCGAGCTAAACCGCTCGAATACGAATCAGCTCGTTTTTTTTCAAAATCAGGTCAATTCCTCGATTGATCTGCTGGGGCTATGGCCAAATTTGCTCATTCAAGACCCGGATATTGCGAATTTGCGCGACTATTACATTGAACTCGATAATCTTGATCTTCCTGCTATTACGATGGTCAAGCGCATTCAGACTAAGCTGAGCATTCAGGAAAGCTCCTCCAATTGGAAAAGCAATCTGGCGATTTATTCGCCTACGCTGGCACGCGTCATCACGGTGAATGATGCCGTACCCTATAATAAAGAGACGCTGGCCGACCGTCTGAAACACGGCTGGCAGGTAAAGCCGCTTGGCGATGAGGGCTTCCGTTTCTCGCTGATGACGGCGCTGCCCTATAATAATTTATCCCAGGCTACAGATACGGGACTGCTCATCGAGGTCAGTTTTGACAGCTCGAATATTCAGGGCATGCTTGATCAGTTCAAGCGAGATGGCAGGCGCGATCCTTTTTATTACAATGAAGAATGGGGCACGATATACAATCGTACCGCTGACCAGCAGCTTGGCAATCGGCTCATCGCCCAATTGGATGAGAGCGGCTCTCTGACCAGTGGCAGTCATACCGTTAAAGTAAATGAGGAGCGCTATCTGGTCAATATTGTCCGTTCGGAAACGATAGGCTGGGATTTGATTGATTATATTCCCTTATCGGATGTGCTCCAGCCGATCAACCAAACGAACCGTTTATTTTATTATTCGGTTGGTTTGCTGCTATTGATGAGCTGTTTAATCGCATATATGCTTTATGCGCAGGTGCAGGTGCCGATAAAGCAGCTCGTTGTCAGCTTCCAGAAGCTGAAAAACGGCGATTACGGCGTCCGGCTTACGCCGAAAGGGCGCGGCAACAATGAATTCAAGTTTGTGTTTATCCGTTTTAATCTAATGGTTCAGCAAATTCAAGATTTGTTCGAAAATGTTTATTTGGAAAAAATTCATGTGCGCGAAGCGAGGCTCAAGCAGCTGCAATCGCAAATCAATCCGCATTTTTTCTATAACTGCTTTTCCTTTATTTCGAGTATGGCGAAGCTGGAAAACTATCAGTCAGTCATTGCGATGAGTCAGAACCTATCGAATTACTACCGCTATACGACCCGGCAGGAGCGGGATTTGGTTGATGCGCGGGAGGAAATCGATTTTGTCCGCAACTACTTGGATATTCAGCAGATGCGAATGAGTCGGCTGTCTTATGAGCTGGACATTCCGGAGCATTTGCTGCGTTTTCAAATTCCGCCGCTCGTCATTCAGCCGTTGGTGGAAAATGCGGTCATCCATGGCATCGAGCAATCCCCAAATGCAGGGCGTATTCGCATATCGGGTGAATTTGACGGCGAGTTTGCTGCCATTACGGTGGAGGATGATGGCGTTGGGCTTTCCCCTGAACGGCTGTTTTCCTTGCAGTATCAATTGACGCGGCCTATGGAGCAGGAGATGGGCTGCGGCCTGTGGAACGTCCATCAGCGCTTGCATTTGCGTTTTGGAGCATGCTCAGGCATCGTGCTGTCGCCTTCGACGCTAGGCGGCTTGAAGGTGCAGATTCGCTGGAATGTGACCCGCGAGAAACAGATCGAACAGACAACGACAGGAAAGGGGAATTCTAATGATTGA
- a CDS encoding SGNH/GDSL hydrolase family protein, giving the protein MSEQQLTVLFQGDSITDGSRGRNDDLNHILGHSYPYLIASRLGYELAEKAPHFINRGISGDRVSDLYARWNEDTLSLKPDILSILVGVNDAGRTMSGEASGATDRFERAYRHLLEETTEVLPQTRLVLVEPFILKTGVPLERWEEWQQIIKGYQEKTAALAAEYNAVLVRVQHVFDKASEVTGAAYWLWDGVHPTAAGHELLAREWLSTVQNSSLAI; this is encoded by the coding sequence ATGAGCGAGCAGCAATTGACCGTTTTATTTCAAGGGGATTCCATTACAGATGGTTCGCGAGGGCGCAATGATGATTTAAATCATATTTTAGGCCATAGCTATCCGTATTTAATTGCCTCACGCCTTGGCTATGAATTGGCGGAGAAAGCTCCCCATTTCATTAATAGGGGCATTAGCGGCGATCGGGTCTCTGACTTGTACGCTAGGTGGAACGAGGATACCCTCAGCTTGAAGCCGGATATACTCAGTATTTTGGTTGGTGTCAATGATGCGGGGCGCACGATGTCTGGCGAAGCGAGCGGCGCAACAGACCGTTTCGAGCGTGCTTACCGGCATTTGCTGGAGGAGACAACCGAGGTGCTGCCACAGACGCGGCTTGTTCTTGTCGAGCCCTTCATCCTGAAAACTGGCGTGCCGTTGGAGCGCTGGGAAGAGTGGCAGCAAATCATTAAGGGATATCAGGAAAAAACAGCTGCTTTGGCGGCAGAGTATAATGCGGTTCTTGTACGCGTGCAGCATGTATTCGACAAAGCAAGCGAAGTGACCGGCGCGGCCTACTGGCTTTGGGATGGCGTTCATCCTACAGCGGCGGGGCATGAGCTGCTCGCCCGCGAGTGGCTGTCTACGGTGCAAAACAGCAGCTTAGCGATTTAA
- a CDS encoding ABC transporter ATP-binding protein has protein sequence MLRVEGLSHAFKNGNETTRVLQQIDFRVNKGDMVALLGSSGSGKSTLLNLMAGLMKPTEGSIYIADQNIVNMNENKLAEFRREHIGFIFQAYELIPNLTVRENIELPLVFQSTRPSIRKQKALKLLEQVGIPDKGEMFPSQLSGGQQQRVSIARSLITEPSVIFADEPTGNLDTKTEEEILAILKHLNKTMNTTFIIVTHEREVAQQTQHIITLRDGLLEKSSPAVELEKLPVEEAVH, from the coding sequence TTGCTTCGTGTAGAGGGCTTGTCCCATGCATTTAAGAATGGAAATGAGACGACGCGCGTTCTTCAACAGATCGATTTTCGCGTAAATAAAGGGGATATGGTTGCGCTGCTGGGCAGTTCAGGCTCGGGAAAGTCGACGCTGCTGAATTTGATGGCGGGACTGATGAAGCCGACGGAGGGCAGCATTTACATTGCCGATCAAAATATCGTAAATATGAATGAAAACAAGCTGGCGGAGTTTCGCCGTGAGCATATCGGGTTTATTTTTCAAGCGTATGAGCTCATTCCGAACTTGACGGTTCGTGAAAATATCGAGCTGCCGCTCGTGTTTCAATCGACGCGCCCTTCAATTCGCAAGCAGAAGGCGTTAAAGCTGCTGGAGCAGGTCGGCATACCGGATAAAGGGGAAATGTTTCCTTCCCAGCTGTCGGGCGGACAGCAGCAGCGTGTCAGTATTGCGCGCTCGCTCATTACAGAGCCATCGGTCATTTTCGCTGATGAGCCTACGGGGAATTTGGATACGAAGACGGAAGAGGAGATTTTGGCCATTCTCAAGCATTTGAACAAAACGATGAACACGACCTTTATTATCGTTACGCATGAGCGCGAGGTTGCACAGCAGACCCAGCACATTATTACGCTTCGCGATGGGCTGCTGGAAAAATCGTCGCCTGCTGTCGAGTTAGAAAAGCTTCCGGTAGAGGAGGCTGTCCATTGA
- a CDS encoding C40 family peptidase → MNSTKKTLMGKTLLGKTLLSITLSLSVALTGSLAVPAAKVEAATSSTASSVIATGQKFLGVNYKFGATAGSTSSFDCSSFTQYVFKKNGITLPRSSVSQSKAGKYVSKSNLKAGDLIFSDTNRDGVINHVSIYMGNGKLLHTYRKGLGVTISTFSGSTWDKTYVTARRVI, encoded by the coding sequence ATGAACAGCACGAAGAAAACCCTTATGGGCAAAACCCTGCTAGGCAAAACGTTACTTAGTATCACGCTAAGCCTATCCGTCGCTTTGACCGGCAGTTTGGCTGTACCAGCAGCAAAGGTAGAGGCCGCAACGTCTTCTACAGCCAGCAGCGTCATTGCAACGGGACAGAAATTTCTGGGCGTTAATTATAAATTTGGGGCAACGGCGGGCAGCACCAGCTCGTTCGACTGCTCATCCTTCACACAATATGTTTTCAAGAAGAACGGCATTACGCTGCCACGCTCCTCGGTGAGCCAATCCAAAGCCGGCAAATATGTATCTAAAAGCAATTTGAAGGCTGGAGATCTGATTTTCTCCGATACGAATAGAGACGGCGTCATTAACCACGTCTCCATTTATATGGGCAATGGCAAGCTGCTGCATACGTATCGGAAAGGACTCGGCGTAACGATTTCTACTTTTTCCGGAAGCACATGGGATAAAACATATGTAACCGCTCGTCGAGTCATATAG
- a CDS encoding sensor domain-containing diguanylate cyclase: MYSAIKRKKGFTLASIISCIVLLSVLITIVINVIIAFKSQRESLYHNTLELNRITAGDLSKTTQSLVVSMKHSLQIAANYLSGADLESGAVLAQLDFFMGTNHYFNSIAIVDAEGVIVSSSPNNLGIIGHKLSTEESKLALKVQKPHISKPYISSTNRMIVLVSHPIFSREGAYRGYVAGSIYLQYENIFREILGVQNENNSGSYFYVVDGEGNIIYHPNMEDHLANVSMNPVVQQLMQGKSGEQQVINSQGVDFLAGYSVVPEINWGIISQTPVSYVESKSWDLITDMLKVSAPFVLLLLILTMWLSRTLSSPLYRLANYAAQLTKLDQIPDTLPSRVYWNYEANQLNATVALAFHEMKRRNEELFQESQTDALTGLPNRRTLKLITEDLELRQIPFSVIMLDLDHFKSVNDEFGHPKGDEVLRLLAAKMVELKREGDYCFRYGGEEFTIVLPHTSEEEAFDVAEQLRIQMEQAITPIGRQVTLSLGIASNTTRLKETDDIFKQADDALYEAKHSGRNQTILHSHISE; this comes from the coding sequence ATGTACAGCGCAATAAAACGCAAAAAAGGCTTTACTCTGGCATCCATCATCTCCTGCATCGTGCTTTTGTCCGTCCTCATTACCATCGTCATCAATGTCATTATCGCTTTCAAGTCCCAGAGGGAATCTCTATATCATAATACACTAGAATTAAATCGCATTACGGCTGGTGATCTTAGCAAAACGACACAATCACTGGTTGTCTCTATGAAGCATAGCCTTCAAATCGCAGCGAATTATTTATCGGGTGCCGACCTTGAAAGCGGCGCTGTGCTGGCGCAGCTTGATTTTTTCATGGGAACCAACCATTACTTCAACTCGATTGCTATTGTGGATGCTGAAGGCGTCATCGTCTCCAGCTCCCCTAATAATTTGGGCATAATCGGCCACAAGCTGTCAACCGAGGAATCGAAGCTTGCGCTTAAAGTACAGAAACCGCATATTTCCAAGCCTTATATTTCTTCGACGAATCGGATGATCGTACTGGTCAGCCACCCGATTTTCAGCCGGGAAGGCGCCTATCGGGGATATGTGGCGGGATCGATTTATTTGCAGTATGAAAATATTTTCCGAGAAATTCTTGGCGTGCAAAACGAGAACAACAGCGGCTCTTATTTTTACGTCGTGGATGGGGAAGGCAATATAATCTACCACCCGAATATGGAGGATCATCTGGCAAATGTAAGCATGAATCCCGTTGTACAGCAGCTGATGCAGGGAAAAAGCGGGGAACAGCAGGTCATCAACAGCCAAGGCGTCGACTTTCTTGCAGGTTATTCCGTCGTACCTGAAATCAATTGGGGAATTATTTCCCAGACGCCGGTTAGCTACGTTGAAAGTAAAAGCTGGGATCTCATTACGGACATGCTGAAGGTTTCAGCGCCGTTCGTGCTCCTGCTGCTTATTTTGACCATGTGGCTGTCGCGCACGCTTTCCTCTCCACTCTACCGGCTGGCGAATTATGCGGCGCAGTTGACTAAGCTGGATCAAATCCCAGACACGCTGCCTTCGCGCGTTTACTGGAACTATGAGGCGAATCAGCTAAATGCCACCGTTGCGCTTGCTTTTCATGAGATGAAGCGGAGAAATGAAGAGCTGTTCCAAGAATCGCAAACGGACGCCCTCACAGGACTTCCGAACCGCCGGACGCTCAAGCTGATTACCGAGGATTTAGAGCTCAGACAAATTCCATTCTCTGTCATTATGCTGGATTTGGATCATTTCAAGTCGGTTAATGACGAATTCGGGCATCCGAAGGGCGATGAAGTACTGCGCCTGCTTGCAGCAAAGATGGTGGAGCTCAAACGCGAGGGCGATTACTGCTTCCGTTACGGAGGCGAGGAGTTTACAATCGTCCTGCCGCACACGTCGGAGGAAGAGGCATTTGACGTGGCCGAACAGCTGCGAATACAGATGGAGCAGGCGATTACGCCAATCGGCAGGCAGGTCACCCTGTCACTCGGCATTGCTTCCAATACAACCCGTTTAAAAGAGACAGACGATATATTCAAGCAAGCAGACGATGCATTGTATGAAGCCAAGCATAGCGGCCGCAATCAAACGATTTTGCATAGTCACATTTCGGAGTAG